The following are encoded in a window of Bacillus sp. SORGH_AS_0510 genomic DNA:
- the preA gene encoding NAD-dependent dihydropyrimidine dehydrogenase subunit PreA, producing MADLRINLAGIKSPNPFWLASAPPTNSGYQVQRAFEAGWGGAVWKTLGDPILNVSSRFAAISFNGQRVAGFNNIELITDRPLDVNLKEIYETKKRFPNHAIIASLMVEPKQEKWHEIVKRVEDVGVDGLELNFGCPHGMAERGMGAASGQVPALVERQTYWVKEVAKTPVIVKLTPNITDITATAEAACNGGADAISMINTINSLMGVDLDSWNTIPHVAGKGAHGGYCGPAVKPIALNMVAECARNPHINVPISGIGGISNWKDTVEFMLMGATGVQVCTAAMHHGFRIVEDMIEGLNNYLDSKGIASVTDIIGKSVPRYSDWGNLDLNYNIVAKINTDVCINCNKCHIACEDTSHQCIDMLQDESGKSYLKVREEDCVGCNLCSIVCPVDGAIDMVEAPREMPPMTWNERQAALNVAVECKADVAK from the coding sequence ATGGCTGATTTACGTATTAATCTTGCAGGTATAAAATCTCCTAATCCATTTTGGCTTGCGTCAGCACCTCCTACAAACTCTGGATACCAAGTCCAAAGAGCATTCGAAGCTGGTTGGGGAGGAGCCGTTTGGAAAACATTGGGTGACCCTATCTTGAATGTTTCATCTAGGTTTGCTGCTATTAGTTTTAACGGACAAAGAGTAGCGGGTTTTAATAATATTGAGTTAATTACTGACAGACCATTGGATGTCAATCTAAAAGAAATCTATGAAACTAAAAAGAGATTCCCGAATCATGCGATCATTGCTTCTTTAATGGTAGAGCCCAAACAGGAGAAATGGCATGAAATTGTCAAGCGTGTGGAAGATGTAGGGGTTGACGGACTTGAATTAAACTTTGGCTGTCCGCACGGAATGGCTGAACGGGGAATGGGAGCAGCATCAGGACAGGTGCCTGCACTTGTAGAGCGTCAAACCTACTGGGTAAAAGAAGTGGCAAAAACGCCTGTTATTGTTAAACTTACTCCAAATATTACCGATATTACAGCAACTGCTGAGGCTGCCTGCAATGGTGGTGCCGATGCCATAAGTATGATTAATACAATTAATAGTTTAATGGGAGTAGACCTTGATTCTTGGAATACCATCCCACATGTGGCAGGTAAAGGAGCACATGGAGGCTATTGTGGACCTGCGGTAAAACCGATTGCGTTAAATATGGTAGCAGAATGTGCAAGAAACCCACATATCAATGTTCCGATTTCTGGTATTGGAGGAATTTCAAACTGGAAAGATACGGTGGAATTTATGTTAATGGGAGCTACAGGTGTTCAAGTGTGTACTGCGGCCATGCATCATGGATTCCGAATTGTTGAAGATATGATTGAGGGACTTAATAATTACTTAGATAGTAAGGGAATTGCCTCTGTTACAGACATCATTGGAAAATCTGTACCAAGGTATTCTGACTGGGGGAACCTGGATCTTAACTATAATATTGTTGCAAAGATTAATACTGACGTTTGCATTAATTGTAATAAGTGCCATATTGCCTGTGAGGATACATCACACCAATGTATAGATATGCTACAAGATGAAAGTGGAAAAAGTTATCTGAAGGTTAGGGAAGAGGATTGTGTAGGTTGTAATTTATGTTCGATTGTATGTCCAGTTGATGGAGCAATTGATATGGTAGAAGCACCAAGAGAGATGCCTCCAATGACTTGGAATGAGCGTCAAGCTGCATTAAATGTAGCAGTGGAATGTAAAGCGGACGTAGCTAAGTAG
- the hydA gene encoding dihydropyrimidinase codes for MKKIIKNGTIVTATDTYQAEVLIEDGKISQIGTNLSAIGAEVIDAKGYLVFPGGIDPHTHLDMPFGGTVTKDDFESGTIAAAFGGTTTIIDFCLTNKGEPLKNAIQTWHDKSKEKAVIDYSFHLMISEINDEVLNELPSVINDEGITSFKVFMAYKNVFQADDETLFRTLVSAKEHGALVMVHAENGDVIDYLTKKALEEGKTEPIYHALTRPPELEGEATGRAAKLTGLANSQLYVVHVSCADAVEKIAEARSKGFEVWGETCPQYLVLDQSYLEKPNFEGAKYVWSPPLREKWNQEVLWNALKSGQLQTLGSDQCSFDFKGQKDLGRDDFTKIPNGGPIIEDRISILFSEGVKKGRISLNQFVDITSTRIAKLFGLFPKKGTIAVGADADLVIFDPNVERVISAETHHMAVDYNAFEGMKVTGEPVSVLVRGEYVVRDKAFVGKPGSGQYLKRAKYNLNTPLNQGETLSI; via the coding sequence ATGAAGAAGATAATTAAAAATGGAACAATTGTTACCGCAACAGATACGTATCAAGCAGAGGTTTTAATTGAAGACGGGAAAATCTCACAAATTGGTACCAACCTTTCAGCAATTGGAGCGGAAGTCATTGATGCAAAAGGTTATCTTGTTTTTCCTGGGGGAATTGATCCGCATACCCATTTAGATATGCCTTTTGGAGGGACGGTTACGAAGGATGATTTCGAATCCGGTACCATTGCCGCTGCATTTGGTGGAACAACTACAATAATTGATTTTTGCTTAACTAACAAAGGAGAGCCACTAAAAAATGCCATTCAAACCTGGCATGATAAATCTAAAGAAAAGGCTGTAATTGATTACAGTTTCCATTTAATGATCTCAGAAATTAACGACGAAGTACTGAATGAACTTCCATCTGTGATAAATGATGAAGGAATCACTTCCTTTAAAGTCTTCATGGCTTATAAAAATGTCTTCCAAGCAGATGATGAAACCTTATTTCGAACGCTAGTTTCCGCTAAAGAGCATGGTGCTTTAGTAATGGTACATGCTGAGAACGGTGATGTGATTGATTATTTAACAAAGAAGGCTCTAGAGGAAGGAAAAACAGAACCGATTTATCATGCCCTTACAAGACCACCTGAACTTGAAGGAGAAGCTACAGGACGTGCCGCTAAGCTTACGGGTCTAGCAAACTCACAATTATATGTTGTCCATGTATCCTGCGCAGATGCTGTGGAAAAGATTGCAGAAGCACGCAGTAAGGGCTTTGAGGTATGGGGTGAAACGTGCCCGCAATATTTAGTACTTGACCAAAGCTATTTAGAAAAACCTAATTTCGAGGGTGCAAAATACGTTTGGTCACCTCCACTAAGAGAAAAATGGAATCAGGAGGTATTGTGGAACGCGCTAAAGAGTGGTCAACTCCAAACTCTTGGCTCTGATCAGTGTTCATTTGATTTTAAAGGACAAAAGGATTTAGGTAGGGATGATTTTACAAAAATCCCGAATGGCGGCCCGATTATTGAGGACCGTATATCCATATTATTCTCAGAGGGGGTGAAGAAAGGACGTATTAGTTTGAACCAGTTCGTTGATATTACTTCAACAAGGATTGCCAAACTTTTCGGTCTATTTCCGAAAAAAGGAACTATTGCAGTTGGGGCGGATGCAGACCTCGTTATTTTTGATCCAAATGTGGAACGGGTAATATCTGCAGAAACACATCACATGGCAGTTGACTACAATGCCTTTGAAGGCATGAAGGTTACCGGAGAGCCAGTTTCTGTTTTAGTCCGTGGGGAATATGTGGTTCGTGACAAGGCGTTCGTTGGTAAACCAGGTTCAGGCCAATATTTAAAGCGAGCAAAGTATAACTTGAATACTCCGTTGAACCAGGGTGAAACATTATCAATCTAA
- a CDS encoding NCS1 family transporter — protein MKKSHLKSPDLLPIHQKDRTITKLGYSFMWVGMVVVLATFAIGGAGVINLSLPWVILATVIGSLAIGFFISLIADIGIEHGISFPVYMRAPFGTIGTHIPSITRGVAASMWFGINTYFGATAMNGILNILFGFDNWFICFLIFAVVQLVNTALGIKSIERFADLAAPIILLISLWMYVTLSDQAATAGRDVWSWVESPVTGGAAFSAFLVVVFSNMGFWATLSADIPSISRFIKAPVNEKNWFKRNKGSLIGNLIAMPLTQTFMIIIGAVSYIAVLNYDPVVALQKAAGGFILAILLLMIVLAQWSTNTAANVVPAATIFSNVGGPKFPFWAGVITAGVVGTIVQPWTLFGVIIPILLFVGGILSAIVGILFADYYLLRKRRVNVPELYEDKGQYKYMGGVNLAGFIAWVIGAVASYFVPNYGFIVGFVVGAGIYYVLAKYWWFQKYRQAEIEDPSDEKYLGISVGRDWVIEENAYETVLEEIPNNLDLY, from the coding sequence ATGAAAAAAAGCCATTTAAAATCACCAGATTTATTACCGATTCATCAAAAGGACAGAACAATTACAAAATTGGGATACTCGTTTATGTGGGTAGGCATGGTTGTCGTTCTCGCTACCTTTGCAATCGGCGGTGCAGGCGTTATCAACCTTTCATTGCCTTGGGTTATACTCGCAACAGTGATAGGAAGTCTTGCGATTGGTTTCTTCATTTCTTTAATTGCGGATATAGGGATCGAACATGGGATTTCTTTTCCGGTTTATATGAGAGCACCGTTTGGGACTATAGGTACTCACATCCCGTCCATAACACGAGGTGTAGCTGCATCGATGTGGTTTGGAATTAATACCTATTTCGGTGCAACAGCGATGAATGGTATATTAAATATTTTATTTGGCTTTGATAATTGGTTTATTTGCTTCCTCATTTTTGCTGTCGTTCAATTAGTCAATACTGCACTAGGAATCAAATCCATTGAACGTTTTGCTGATCTAGCAGCCCCTATAATTCTTCTAATTTCCTTATGGATGTATGTTACACTTTCAGACCAGGCAGCAACTGCAGGAAGAGATGTTTGGAGTTGGGTGGAATCACCAGTTACAGGTGGTGCAGCCTTTTCAGCCTTTTTAGTTGTTGTCTTTAGTAACATGGGCTTTTGGGCTACATTAAGTGCTGATATCCCTTCTATTTCACGTTTTATTAAGGCTCCAGTTAATGAGAAAAATTGGTTTAAGCGAAATAAAGGCTCATTAATTGGTAACCTTATCGCAATGCCATTGACACAGACGTTTATGATTATCATTGGTGCCGTTTCGTATATTGCTGTATTAAATTATGATCCCGTGGTAGCTTTACAAAAAGCAGCAGGCGGCTTTATCCTGGCTATTTTATTATTAATGATTGTATTGGCTCAATGGTCTACAAACACTGCAGCTAACGTGGTTCCTGCTGCAACAATCTTCTCGAATGTAGGCGGTCCGAAGTTTCCTTTTTGGGCAGGAGTAATCACAGCAGGTGTAGTTGGTACCATTGTTCAGCCGTGGACATTATTTGGGGTTATTATTCCTATTTTACTTTTCGTAGGTGGTATCCTTTCAGCGATTGTTGGCATTCTGTTTGCAGATTATTACCTACTTCGTAAACGACGTGTGAATGTTCCAGAATTATATGAAGACAAAGGTCAATATAAATATATGGGCGGAGTAAACCTAGCAGGATTTATTGCTTGGGTAATAGGAGCTGTAGCTTCGTACTTTGTACCGAATTATGGTTTCATAGTTGGTTTCGTGGTTGGTGCAGGAATCTATTATGTTCTCGCAAAATACTGGTGGTTCCAAAAATACCGTCAAGCAGAAATTGAAGATCCAAGTGACGAGAAATACTTAGGAATAAGCGTTGGACGTGATTGGGTAATCGAAGAAAATGCCTACGAAACTGTCTTGGAAGAAATTCCAAATAATCTTGATTTATATTAA
- a CDS encoding PucR family transcriptional regulator ligand-binding domain-containing protein, with protein MKDHFQLTVADVFKRRHFEYARLIAGDGGINRIVKWVHVVEVTSIRKLLNGNELILSTGVAWKDQESLFVSLVKELIDNKAAGLCIEIGTYITEIPHKVIELANEYQFPIIVFEKEVPFVEITQDLHATIINQQYQKISDLENYSQSLNKRLLTIETYEDILQFIFSALDLQIIFRLKDQECEFVPEISRLEQQAIIHQLEESKIQSCEYIASLPIFLFGQEYAELYIYSKDIAISEYDLLILDRTATALAQHLLRDLYVEEKKRVEEFEWLHGWLEGEHSPEDIQGYLIENGIKTKTNDATVLITKLISFKDKLSQDVTYLKLLFRSVFEQNGFAVIFVEKKNEITFILLNNRPKKNLKERIKRAIDSIQESEFIKKQSSAKLIIAAGKFIQAFDDIHKSYQTAKETLRIQQKMTNKQIYHFYEDLHLYRLISQMSKHTDLQELASEYLHPVIQYDQKYNGKLLETLKAYLECNGSKQETSNKLFIVRQTLYHRLQKLENLLGEDFMEHEKRVAIEFMLLVYDYLAASKSKKVNQVL; from the coding sequence ATGAAAGATCATTTTCAATTAACGGTAGCGGACGTTTTTAAGAGAAGGCATTTTGAATATGCCAGGTTGATTGCTGGTGATGGCGGAATTAATAGAATTGTTAAATGGGTTCATGTGGTTGAAGTTACTAGTATTCGAAAGCTGCTCAATGGGAATGAACTAATTCTATCAACTGGTGTAGCATGGAAGGATCAGGAGAGCTTGTTTGTTTCACTTGTCAAAGAATTGATTGACAATAAGGCTGCTGGTTTATGTATTGAAATAGGCACATATATAACCGAAATTCCCCACAAGGTGATCGAACTAGCAAACGAATACCAATTTCCGATCATCGTTTTCGAAAAAGAAGTTCCATTCGTAGAGATTACCCAGGATCTTCACGCAACCATAATTAATCAGCAGTATCAAAAAATATCTGATTTAGAGAATTATTCTCAAAGTTTAAATAAACGCCTATTAACCATTGAAACCTACGAAGATATACTTCAATTTATTTTTTCAGCCTTGGATTTGCAGATTATCTTTCGATTAAAGGATCAAGAATGTGAATTTGTGCCAGAAATCAGCCGATTGGAACAACAGGCAATTATCCATCAATTAGAAGAATCTAAAATCCAGTCGTGCGAGTACATTGCCTCTTTGCCAATCTTCTTATTTGGTCAGGAATATGCCGAACTATATATCTATTCAAAGGATATAGCCATTAGTGAATATGACTTGTTAATTTTAGATCGAACAGCAACCGCTTTAGCCCAACATTTATTAAGAGATTTATATGTGGAGGAGAAAAAGCGAGTGGAAGAATTTGAATGGCTCCACGGTTGGTTAGAAGGAGAGCATTCACCTGAGGATATCCAAGGATATTTAATAGAAAATGGAATAAAGACAAAGACCAATGATGCAACTGTCTTAATTACCAAACTTATCTCCTTTAAGGATAAACTTAGTCAAGATGTTACTTACTTAAAACTATTATTTCGTTCTGTTTTTGAGCAGAATGGGTTTGCAGTAATTTTTGTTGAAAAAAAGAATGAAATTACCTTTATTCTTCTTAATAACCGACCAAAGAAAAATCTAAAGGAACGGATTAAACGGGCCATTGATTCGATCCAGGAATCGGAGTTTATTAAGAAGCAAAGTTCAGCAAAGCTAATTATTGCTGCTGGCAAATTTATTCAGGCATTTGATGACATACATAAAAGCTATCAAACAGCAAAAGAAACACTCCGGATCCAGCAAAAAATGACGAATAAACAAATTTACCATTTTTATGAGGATTTACATTTATATCGTCTCATTTCACAAATGAGTAAACATACTGACTTACAAGAGCTAGCCTCTGAGTACCTTCATCCGGTCATTCAGTATGATCAAAAATATAATGGTAAGTTGCTAGAAACACTAAAAGCCTATTTAGAATGTAATGGCTCAAAGCAGGAAACTTCTAATAAGCTGTTCATAGTAAGACAGACACTCTATCATCGTCTGCAAAAACTAGAAAACTTATTAGGAGAAGATTTTATGGAACACGAAAAACGGGTAGCGATAGAATTCATGCTGCTTGTTTACGATTATCTAGCAGCATCAAAGTCAAAAAAAGTCAATCAAGTGCTGTAA
- a CDS encoding CoA-acylating methylmalonate-semialdehyde dehydrogenase gives MSVTKNETLVLKNYINGEWVSSNSGKTLDVPNPATNEVITKVPVSSKEDVTMAVAAAREAFKKWKNVPVPKRARILFKYHYLLTENHEELARLIVQENGKAYKEAFGEVQRGIECVEFASGAPTLMMGETLAGIAEDIDSEMFRYPLGVVGGITPFNFPMMVPLWMFPLAVACGNTFVLKPSERTPILANRLAELFTEAGAPNGVLNVVHGAHDVVNGLLENKDIAAISFVGSQPVAKYVYERAAAEGKRVQALSGAKNHHIVMPDADMDKAVQHIISSTFGSAGQRCMACSAVVVVGDNEPFVAALRKKADELIIGNGMDDEVLLTPVIRKEHRDKVLTYIEKGIAEGADLIRDGRREMEEFPEGNFLGPTIFDHVTPEMTIAKDEIFAPVLSLLRAKDLDEGLEYIRKSRYGNGATIYTNNAKAIRQFREEADAGMLGINVGVPATMAFFPFSGWKDSFYGDLHVNGKDGLNFFTRKKMITSRFDA, from the coding sequence ATGAGCGTAACAAAAAATGAAACGTTGGTACTTAAAAATTATATTAACGGTGAATGGGTGAGTTCAAACAGTGGAAAAACACTAGATGTTCCCAATCCTGCAACAAACGAAGTGATTACTAAGGTACCTGTTTCTTCAAAAGAAGACGTTACTATGGCTGTAGCTGCAGCAAGAGAAGCATTTAAAAAGTGGAAAAATGTCCCGGTTCCCAAGAGAGCTAGAATTCTATTTAAATATCACTATTTATTAACAGAAAACCATGAGGAATTAGCTAGATTGATTGTACAAGAGAATGGTAAGGCTTACAAAGAAGCTTTTGGTGAGGTACAACGCGGAATTGAGTGTGTGGAATTTGCATCAGGTGCACCAACGTTAATGATGGGCGAAACCTTAGCAGGGATTGCCGAAGATATTGACTCGGAAATGTTCCGCTACCCATTAGGTGTTGTGGGCGGGATTACTCCATTTAACTTCCCGATGATGGTCCCTCTATGGATGTTTCCTCTAGCCGTTGCTTGTGGAAACACTTTTGTATTAAAGCCATCTGAACGTACACCAATCTTAGCTAATCGACTCGCGGAGTTATTTACGGAGGCTGGAGCGCCAAATGGAGTCCTTAATGTGGTCCACGGTGCGCACGACGTTGTTAATGGCTTGCTTGAAAATAAGGATATTGCAGCTATTTCTTTTGTAGGTTCACAGCCAGTTGCTAAATATGTATATGAACGTGCTGCAGCCGAAGGCAAGCGTGTTCAAGCACTCTCTGGAGCAAAGAATCATCATATTGTCATGCCTGACGCAGACATGGATAAGGCTGTACAACATATTATCAGTTCAACTTTTGGAAGTGCGGGCCAACGATGCATGGCATGTAGTGCTGTTGTCGTGGTTGGAGACAACGAACCATTTGTTGCCGCATTAAGGAAGAAAGCGGATGAATTAATTATTGGCAACGGAATGGATGATGAAGTTTTATTAACTCCTGTTATTCGTAAAGAACACCGGGATAAAGTGCTCACTTATATCGAAAAGGGAATTGCAGAAGGCGCGGATTTAATTCGTGACGGACGGAGAGAGATGGAGGAATTTCCTGAAGGCAATTTCTTAGGACCTACCATCTTTGATCATGTTACACCTGAAATGACAATTGCTAAAGATGAAATCTTTGCACCCGTATTAAGCCTTCTTCGTGCGAAGGACTTAGATGAGGGATTGGAATATATTCGGAAATCCAGATATGGAAATGGCGCAACGATTTATACCAACAATGCAAAGGCAATACGACAGTTCCGTGAAGAGGCTGACGCCGGCATGCTTGGTATAAATGTTGGTGTACCAGCTACTATGGCCTTCTTCCCATTCTCAGGCTGGAAGGATTCATTCTACGGTGATTTACACGTGAACGGAAAAGATGGATTAAACTTCTTTACACGTAAAAAAATGATTACGTCTCGTTTTGATGCTTAA
- a CDS encoding aspartate aminotransferase family protein yields the protein MVQTSRTNENLLEQDDKYVWHSMKPYNPKATIVATKAEGSWVTDADGKRYLDAMAGLWCVNVGYGRTELAEAAYEQLKEMAYFPLSQSHVPAIKLAEKLNELLGDEYVIFFSNSGSEANETAFKIVRQYHQQKGEHNRYKIVSRYRAYHGNSMGALAATGQAQRKYKYEPLAPGFVHVSPPDSYRDEINVTDPRELSSVKEIDRTMTWELSETIAAMIMEPIITGGGVLVPPDGYMKAAKEVCEKHGALLIVDEVICGFGRTGKPFGFMNYDVKPDIITMAKGITSAYLPLSATAVRKEIYEAFKGTEEYDYFRHVNTFGGNPAACALALKNLEIMEKEKLFDRSRDLGAQLLNDLTNLLQDHPFVGNVRGKGLLIGIELVSDKNTKAPLEADLVNKVIAACKEQGVIIGKNGATVAGYNNVLTLAPPLNIEQKDLQYITKTLTEALNKL from the coding sequence ATGGTTCAAACAAGTCGGACGAATGAGAATTTATTAGAGCAAGACGATAAGTATGTTTGGCATTCGATGAAGCCATATAACCCAAAGGCAACGATTGTTGCGACAAAAGCAGAAGGTTCATGGGTAACAGATGCGGATGGCAAGAGATATTTAGATGCAATGGCAGGGTTGTGGTGTGTGAATGTTGGGTACGGTAGAACTGAATTGGCTGAGGCAGCCTATGAGCAATTAAAAGAAATGGCTTATTTTCCACTTTCGCAAAGCCACGTACCAGCTATTAAATTAGCAGAAAAGTTGAATGAATTACTTGGAGATGAATATGTCATCTTTTTCTCAAATAGCGGTTCGGAAGCGAATGAGACAGCCTTTAAAATCGTCCGCCAATACCACCAACAAAAGGGGGAGCATAATCGCTATAAAATTGTTTCGCGCTATCGTGCCTATCACGGAAATTCAATGGGAGCTTTGGCAGCAACTGGGCAGGCGCAAAGAAAATACAAATATGAACCGCTTGCACCTGGATTTGTCCATGTCTCACCACCGGACTCCTACCGTGATGAAATAAATGTGACAGATCCAAGAGAACTTTCCTCTGTGAAAGAGATAGATCGTACCATGACATGGGAACTTAGTGAAACGATTGCTGCAATGATTATGGAACCCATTATTACTGGAGGAGGCGTACTTGTTCCACCAGATGGTTATATGAAGGCAGCAAAAGAGGTATGTGAAAAACACGGTGCCTTATTGATTGTAGATGAGGTTATTTGTGGATTTGGACGCACAGGGAAGCCATTTGGTTTTATGAATTACGATGTAAAGCCTGATATCATAACAATGGCAAAAGGAATTACCAGCGCCTATTTACCTCTTTCAGCTACTGCCGTTCGAAAAGAAATTTACGAAGCATTTAAAGGGACGGAAGAATATGATTACTTCCGTCATGTAAATACCTTCGGTGGAAATCCAGCGGCCTGTGCACTTGCATTGAAAAACCTTGAAATTATGGAAAAAGAAAAACTATTTGATCGTTCAAGGGATTTAGGAGCGCAGTTGTTAAACGATCTTACGAATTTATTACAGGATCATCCATTTGTAGGAAATGTTCGTGGTAAAGGGTTATTGATAGGAATAGAATTAGTGAGTGACAAAAATACTAAAGCGCCTTTAGAAGCGGACCTAGTTAACAAAGTGATTGCCGCCTGTAAAGAACAAGGTGTAATCATCGGTAAAAATGGAGCTACTGTAGCTGGGTATAATAATGTATTAACTCTAGCGCCGCCATTGAATATTGAACAGAAGGATCTACAATATATCACTAAAACACTTACTGAGGCTCTTAATAAACTTTAA
- a CDS encoding sugar-binding transcriptional regulator, whose protein sequence is MADEKISRLVEVAKMYYQLDYSQQEIAKKLGISRPTVSRLLMQAVEEGVVHIKICDPAEDVQELASQVKELFQLKHCIVAPIPEYEDELIKEKLGEVSADYLYGIVQSGDTIGITWGTTLFQLVKNLQPKNVKDVTVVQLNGGVSYSESNTYASEIINGIANAFHTTPHFLPVPAVVDHIVVKQAIIADRHVKKILELGRQANITIFTVGEPSEHSTLMHAGYFLDNDVEILKSNKTVGDICSRFIDIEGRISHEALNDRTIGIELSHLAEKEYGILIAGGNSKIDGIYGALKGRHANVLITDQYTAKALLDMGGDNQNG, encoded by the coding sequence ATGGCGGATGAAAAGATTTCGCGCCTTGTTGAAGTAGCTAAAATGTATTATCAATTAGACTATAGTCAACAAGAAATTGCGAAAAAGTTAGGCATTTCCCGCCCCACCGTCTCCAGACTTTTGATGCAAGCCGTCGAGGAAGGTGTTGTTCATATAAAAATATGTGATCCTGCTGAAGATGTTCAAGAACTTGCATCGCAGGTAAAGGAGCTTTTTCAGTTAAAGCACTGTATTGTTGCTCCTATCCCTGAATACGAGGATGAACTTATTAAAGAAAAGCTTGGAGAAGTTTCGGCGGATTACTTATATGGCATCGTCCAAAGTGGAGATACCATCGGAATTACATGGGGAACAACCCTTTTTCAACTAGTGAAAAATCTGCAACCTAAGAATGTGAAGGATGTTACTGTTGTTCAGCTAAATGGTGGGGTGAGTTACTCGGAGTCAAATACATATGCATCAGAGATCATCAATGGTATTGCCAATGCCTTTCACACCACACCACATTTTTTGCCAGTACCCGCTGTTGTAGATCATATTGTTGTCAAACAGGCAATTATTGCTGACAGACATGTAAAGAAGATACTAGAACTAGGGCGACAGGCAAATATTACGATTTTTACGGTTGGCGAACCAAGCGAACATTCTACTTTGATGCATGCGGGCTACTTTTTAGACAATGACGTTGAAATTCTGAAATCGAATAAAACGGTTGGGGATATATGCTCTAGGTTTATTGATATTGAAGGGCGCATAAGCCATGAGGCTTTAAATGATCGAACGATCGGGATTGAACTCTCCCATTTAGCGGAAAAAGAGTATGGAATTCTTATTGCAGGTGGAAATTCAAAAATTGATGGGATATATGGCGCCCTTAAGGGCAGACATGCCAATGTACTCATAACCGACCAATATACTGCCAAAGCTTTACTCGATATGGGAGGTGATAATCAGAATGGATAA
- the pduL gene encoding phosphate propanoyltransferase, with protein MDKEKIRVLVEEIVRAQLQQSKQVPIAASNRHIHLSPEHVDRLFGKGYELNKLKDLSQPNQFAAKETVTLIGPKGKIPNVRVLGPARGNTQVEVSLFDGFTLGVKPPIRNSGDIKGSESITIQGPRGQVTINEGLICAARHIHMHTSDGEAFGVSDGDRVQVKVEGERGIVFSNVLIRISPKYKLEMHIDIDEANAANIKNGQIGEIVAIESQMQVGGG; from the coding sequence ATGGATAAAGAGAAAATAAGAGTACTAGTTGAAGAGATTGTCAGAGCTCAACTCCAACAATCGAAACAAGTACCGATTGCAGCTTCGAACCGACATATTCATCTCTCACCCGAACACGTGGACCGATTGTTTGGAAAAGGCTATGAATTAAATAAACTGAAAGATTTATCTCAGCCTAATCAATTTGCTGCAAAGGAAACTGTTACACTAATCGGTCCAAAGGGGAAGATTCCGAATGTTCGCGTTCTAGGCCCAGCGAGGGGAAATACACAAGTAGAAGTATCTTTATTTGATGGCTTTACACTTGGTGTCAAACCTCCAATCCGAAACTCCGGAGATATTAAGGGGTCTGAATCTATCACAATTCAAGGACCTCGAGGTCAGGTCACGATTAATGAAGGCCTGATTTGTGCCGCACGCCATATACATATGCATACTAGTGATGGAGAAGCGTTTGGTGTTTCAGACGGAGACCGTGTTCAAGTAAAAGTCGAAGGTGAACGAGGGATTGTTTTTTCCAATGTTCTAATTCGAATTTCACCGAAATACAAACTTGAAATGCATATTGATATTGATGAAGCAAATGCAGCAAATATCAAAAATGGTCAAATTGGTGAGATTGTAGCCATTGAAAGTCAAATGCAAGTGGGTGGAGGCTGA
- a CDS encoding EutN/CcmL family microcompartment protein produces MIICKVVGSIVSTTKAEKLTGKKLLIVQPLDMKSIEEDGKPLVAIDTVGSGVGEVVLLVSGSSARQTEITNGVPVDAAIVGIVDQIEIQGSLTFNKGGN; encoded by the coding sequence ATGATTATTTGTAAGGTAGTTGGTTCCATTGTATCCACCACTAAAGCAGAAAAGCTTACAGGGAAGAAACTTCTTATTGTACAACCACTTGATATGAAGAGTATCGAAGAAGACGGGAAACCGCTTGTTGCCATTGATACTGTTGGATCTGGTGTAGGAGAAGTGGTATTGCTTGTCAGCGGTAGTTCAGCAAGACAAACAGAGATTACAAACGGTGTCCCGGTTGATGCGGCAATTGTTGGGATTGTCGATCAAATTGAAATACAAGGGTCATTAACCTTTAATAAAGGAGGTAATTAA